The DNA segment GCACACCAAGCCTTGAAAACTCAAGCGGCAAGCTGTATGGCATTCAAAATTTTCAAGTTCATGAACTCTGCGCAGTGAATGACAATGCTTTTAAAAGACATGTTAATAACTGAGTACTTCCAAGACATTCACAGCGTAGTAAAGGGCTTGCAGATCATAGTCTAGGAGGTTTTCATCAACTACACCCCACGCCATACGATCACAATCTCATCAGCATTAGTGAAGTAAAAACATAAAAGATTGGCTTTTCTTACTCATAACACTGTACGGGCTAATAGCAAAACTACAATTCGCACAATACTGCATGAAATTTTCATCCCATTACTGTGCAGCTTGCACAAACCAGTGAGGTCAGCTGGTGTGTACAAGACAGCGTAAAATCCGGCTGAAGGTAATAGATGCAACAGACACTCACACAACAACAGGCTGTAACAGTGATCTGCACAGTGTTGCGGCCTGCTTGACAGACTTCTTTGAGATATAACGGCCGATGTGAAGTCTTGCTCTCACCCCGGTCAATGCTCAATGGAGTGGCATTGACAGACACCTGCATTCAAAAAAAGCATCAGAAAGTCAACTTCAAGCCTCGAACATGTGTACTTCGAAAATTGTTACACTCAGACGTACCCAATCCCCTAATAAGTATGTTAAAGCATATATATGCAGGTGCCAGAAAActtctgaagtaaaaaaaaggttATTGCAAGAATTACATAGGCATAAAACATCAATAACACACTGCGACAAGAGTGCATGGAAAGCTACATTTGATGAGCTACACAAGCAGGAACATTACAGCCAACTACAGAGTCTGTACGCACATGAAACTACCGCCTTGTAAAAATGGTGATGTGAAAAAAGCCTCCCTCGATCCAATTGAGAATGCTCACTGTCACCTTGTGTTGTGCTAAGCAGTTTTAAATTATCCAtgtaacgcggccgccgcggtcgggttcgaacccgggtactccggatcagcagccgagtgccctaatcactgagccatagCAGCGGGTTTCAAATATTTTTATCCTTGTATTCGATTCGGTGAACGAATCACATAgtgcatgttcaaaattattcaaaATGAACTGAATCCATTCTCAAGCTTTCAAATAATTAGCACAAAGCTCAAATAAGGCATACCATAGTTTTTTTTCTAcaactgtttcaaaaacagggccctCTCTGACACCGCACAGCCCGCAGCTGCAATCAGTCTGTGCAGAAAGGAGGGTTCACACAGCGGCCCAGTCCATTCACATGGCGGCATTCATCATGCTCACACACACATATGGCCTTCAAGATTTGGCGATGCAACAGGGTTTCGCAAACACTGCCAGTACACCCGACCTAGGAGGCCCTCTCATCAACTGGGATATGGCAcaccatatttactcgaatctaggccgacccTGATTTTAAGCTGACCCCTGAAAGTCCGAAGccaacaaaaaatatatatatatatattgcctcgaatgtaggccgaagaaaaaaaagcgaggacagcgttcacaaaatgcaaacagcatttattgaatctgaatgtgcagagctcattcaacgtCGTCGTCGCCACTAAACTCgtcgctgtgttccttgtcactgtcaccttcaaacagtgcactatcttcggtaccgtcaagcgcattagatatgctgcattttttaaaggcgtgcacgatcaaagtacctgggatgtcgtcccacgctgcagctacccagcccgccagctgcgatcgcgatgcacgtttgatgcggcccgttGCCGTTAGCATGTAGTCTTCGTCAGTCAGCCAGTCCGTGTAATATTTCCGCAGacgatccttgaaaggtttgttgatgcagacatcaagtggctgcCACTGGCCCGTCATGCCACCCGGTATGACAGCGAGGTCCATGTTCGCTTGGGCGAGCGCAGCCTTCACGTTGTCGGTCAAGTGAAGGAGCAagttctttgtcaaaagggctcctgaacgccgtcgccacacaatcttaacccactcttccaccatcgCACCCGTCATCCGCCCGTTTTCATTTGCCCgcacaatgacatttcttgggaaagtttctcgagcaggcagggtcttccttttaaatatcatataaggagggagttgatgtccatcagctgtgcagcacagcatcacagttgcgCGCTGCTTCTCGTAGCCCGCAGGGCGCACCTTCACCTCTTTGGCACCCTCTTCATTCACGGTGTAcgccactggcatatcaaaatacacagccatctggtcggcattgccaatctaagccgaccctagagtttggaatatgattatttgaaaaaaactatcggcctagatttgAATAAATACGGTAAGTTTGTAACCTGTCGTCATCAGTAGCAAACAGTGATTTTCCTATGGAGCTCACAGGACGGTCTTGGAGTTAATATACTGACTTCGTGTTGCATGCCCCCTAGTGTTGCGTCTTTTGACAGCTGCAGCTTCAATTCTATGATTTATAGCATCGCCATAAGCGTTTCGCTGTTTCACATGAATATCCATTTTGTACAAATATTCTTACAAGCAGTGAAGAACCATAAATATCCCGTTTGTATTTGATCTGGTCCTTCTACTATTAGATTCGTATTCAATTCATTTCTTAACTACACCTTTTGTATTCGATTTGGTAGCAAAGCTAGCTTATTCATATTCGGTTTGATTCGGTTTCGGAAAAGCACTATTCCCACAGTCCTAAGGAAATGGCCCGTTCGATATATTTAACATATAAACAACTGCCAATTCTTTGTCACACATTATATGCAAGCATTTCGGTGCGCTATTCGGGGCACAGAGTCATTGTCATGCAAAATTCACATTAATAATATGCACTTGTTTCATCTAAACATACTGAGGTATGAAATAAAGAAAATGGTAACAAGTACAATCAACATGAAATGCAAAACAGCTACTACAGTAAAAGCACATTAATTCGAAATCGAAGAGGAACGGAAAATTGctcgaattaagcgaagttcgaattatcgaatgggcgctgGAATGAGCAGCATTACAAAATCCAAAgaagtcacatctagactcgttattgCGAGCTATGCGCTACTACAAGTTTGCGGCAGgcgattctgagaattaaattcatgcggtcctagtggcaaatgaaataaatagatcggccagttatgcgccagaaacaacTACTGGAATGCATTCACGTGAGCAAGAGCTTTAGAGGTGGAATATAGGATGCtctttatgctccaaaacatgtttatttatgtggaagggttgtcaaaattagaaATAATCAGTGATAcccatttgcttgcgtttcttctgccgagactccatcagcatcatttgcagcttgcccaagagctccagcgcaacaTCAGAGTTCTCATTAACAGAGAAGTAgagtgctgcaacatcgagcggcGACGCTACTTCATGTGCACTCATGCACTTGGCTATGGCGTACGCTTGTCGCCGcagtcggactcatcactgtcggctgtgctcaccgCCCGTGAGCGCCGTGGCGCCTACTGATAACATGctgcctcaattatatcggcgtcacttgagggctccaacgtctccacactgctgtccacatagctcgcggcaccaacaaaaagcaCGATGCCGGCGCCCAAACCGCCATACTGCGCTATGTACACCACGTGATCACGACCCAGTGACgtggcacaacgaaaacctggaacggcttgcGCCGAAGCATTGGCAGCGTAGGCAAGAGCTCCGGTAGCGAAAACCTGCTTCGGCATGCACCGGAGCGCCGGCTCCGCCAGCCCACCAGCCTTGTGTGCtcagcattttttcttttccattttttaCATCTCTAGTAAACTTGCAGTGCGTTGTACTCACTCTGGGTTAACTTCTATCAACtaggagcggtgtcagccagggactcctagttcgaattaaccgtagcggatggcgacttgttcgaattattgggttttcccccattgaaatacgcAGGGCTATGCCGGGACCCATGCGTCACTTCGAATTAacagagtttgaattaacgagtttTTACTGTATTTAGTTTTTACCCATGAAAGAAACTGTCAGGAGTGTCATGCAGAATGGAAGGACACCTTCTACATGACACTTCCACACTGCTTGCTACTGTTCACTGGACACTGACAGGCGATGTTCACATGGGATAAAAATGTAATGCATGGTGGCAGAATGCACACCTGAACTGAGGCAGGCCAGTTGGTGTGCATCTGGCGGTCTTCGTGGTGGAAGCATTTGAGCTGCAGCTCCAGGTCAGAGCGCCAGACGAGCGTCTCGTGCACCGAGGGCTTCAGGTGGAACACATGATTGCTCACTGCCAGGTTATGCTCCAACCGGAAGGGCGCCAGGATGATGCCATCTTTCACAGGGAATGTCAGGCGCAGCTCGTCGTCCTCTGCAATAAATGGGGCATACAATCAGCTTCCGGCAACATCCTGCAGAGACACAATATAAAAGTGCCAGGTAGCGACGACACCCTACACACGGGGCGGGTGCTACACAGATTAGGCAATATGCTGGGTAACCAGACAGAGAAGTTCGTAGGACACACAGGTGCCTGGAGGTTGAACACATTTACGGCTGGCACACTCACTAATTTCTGTACATCAGTATGTTAGCAAAAAAATTCCAAGTTGTGCAATGCCCACGTTGACTTTTCACTAGCTCCTCCTCACGAGCTAGGTTCTCATGAAGATTAAATTCACAATAAAGGCTTGGTAGCAAGCTACTAGAGAGGAATAAACTTTGGCACCCCTATTAATGCATTGAACATTCACATTCAAGAACGTCACACACCAATAAATGTGCCACACTGCCATGTTAAGGACTTTTATTACTCATTTGAACCTAAAGGAAGACAGAACCGGAACACTTCACATCATTCTGAGTGCCACTCACTCTGAATGGGCAGAGGAGGCTTGATATCGGGAAACACAGGCTTTGTGTCCTGGCTTGGAGACAGGTATGGAGGCATGCCCGATGCTGGGGTCAGTGGTGGTGTGGGGTTGCCAGGAATGGGCGAGTGCTGGTAGTTCATGCTCCGCTGCTGTCAGAGGAACAATgacaacaaacaaataaataaacaaaaaatggcaTGTAAAACACCACCACATTTGCATGCTAGGGTAAGTAATGCGCGTGCTCGGCACACCAAATTTTACACAACTGGAAACCAGCAGAATTCAACGCAAGTACTCAGAAAGGTGGCAGGTGTTGGCACTTTTGCTTTCAGTCTAACCGAAAACTTCCATGTCTTTGGCttgcaaaaaaataaatgtgaCCCTTTGGACTGGTATAAAGGTCCGAAATGAAGAGCCCTTTTATAACAGGGAAGAATAAGAATACAAAGAACTCACCTTTCCCTTCACAGAAGAACTCAGCTACGTACAATGACCATGTTGCTTTTGCTGGTACCAGTTACAAGTGTGTGATGTGAGCGGCGATAATAGGATAAACCTGTTCATTTTTCTGCAGTAGTTGCTGCAGCAGCTACTGACACAAACAATTTTGCTATGTTAAGAATGCAGCCCTTCCTGAAGGATAATTTCCAGTTACCCTTGCACCTGAAGGCTGAGTGACCTCTGCAGAATATGAAAAAAGATATGAAAGAGTGAGACCTACCTGGAAGCTATGCGGTGCATACTGGCTGCCCTGCATGAACTGCTGCTCATACTGGGCCTGTGGCCCCATGGGCTGCTGGTAGTACTGGCCCCCTTGGGCTCCACCGGGGTAGGCACCAGGGGTAGGCATGGCCTGGCCAGGTGGCCGGCCCCGTAAGGGAGACCCCTGGTGGTACGCTGCCAGGGCTCCCTGGGGGGCTGGTGCCCCTCCATAGCCACCACTCTGCTGCTTAGGGAAAGGTCCACTGGCCGCCCCCGGGTACTGAGGACCATACTGCTGCTGGGGAGCACCCATGTAGCCCCCCTGCATGGGTCCTGCTgggtactgctgctgctgtcgcttgTGTGCCAGGTATTGTTGGGGGTTAGGGTAAGGCCGGCCGCGGGGTGGaggttgctgttgctgctgctgaggctgctgctgctgctggccataCAGAGGCCCACCTGCTCCACCCAGCTTCGAGGCCCCCAGTGGCCCCATGGCTGGTCCCATCAGGCCCCCCATCTGGCCTCCAGCTGCACCACCATGAGGAGGACCCCGCTGTGGGGGGACCCCGTAGCCTCCACCAGGGAACTGCTGATGGCCACCCATCTAGAAGAAGCAAGGCACATAGTATTACAATGAGGAATTTCTCATGTCTCCAGCCACAGTAGGAGAACAGCCTGACAACAGCATTTTAAATCCTTTTACTGAAGTGTGCCTCAAATAGTAAAagcaaaacaatttctttttttttttttactaatgacGCGGCAAGATATGCTTTCTTTCTATGCACTCTAAGCTCTGATGCCAATAACTTCATTGTCTAAATGAATAAGAATACAAAAAATGAGCAGACGCTGAGGCAGAGATCGAATATCGAGTGTTAACACACCTAACACAGGccaccggttcgaatccctgccacgAGCTAGACTACAACTTCaaaagtttatgctgcacgaaacgcgaaattGTATGCCACCACCCTGAACACTCTGTgacaaacggttgagccgcaatgttcatgtgaagattcgtaaagacgtggTAGTGGGAGCACATAGGTTGTCAGTTCAAATGCCTGCCACGAGCTAGGCTtgaacttaactagtaagtttatgctgcacgaaacgctgaattcCATGACACCATCTGGAACATTCTGCAGCAAAcagttggcccacaaattttccACGAATGTCAGGAATAAGTGACCCGATTTTGGCATCTGCCAGACAGATATACATATATACCGTATCGGCATAGTTTAGTTTCGAGTTGTGGTGCTCAGGCATCACGCTGCCGTCTGTTATTACtttattccattatgtaaccacctcggctACCACTGGGCTACGATATCATAACCTAGCTGGGCTAATACAATGTCGTTGctatgggggctgccatcttggattctatctGTTGAATCAGCATAACTAGGAGGCTCGAAATGCGACCAGTAGAGCTAACACTGTAAAATTTAGAAGCGAATGTACTCTTGTTATTGCTGTTTCTAGGAAAGGTACCTGCAGAGGTAGAGCTAACAACTCTTGTCAACCGCCgctgcggtgcctcagtggtcatggtgctcagctgctgacccgaaagacgcgggttcgagcccggccgcggcagtcgcatttccatggaagcgaaatgctagaggcccgtgtgctgtgtgatggcagtgcacattaaagaaccctaggtggttgaaattatccggagcccgccactacggcgtccctcatagcctgtgtctttttggaacgttaaacaccataaaaccaaacctCTTGTCAACCGACAAGTGAGCCATCAGCTGAGAAACCAGTACAGCCAAACTGCCCTCCATGAAAACAAAAGTGAAGTGTTTGTTTTCTAAACCCTCGACACGACTGCGAAGAAGCCATAAAAGATACAAATGACACCTCAGCAATTGATGTAACCTAGCCAAACGGAACAGACTACATCTTGCAGCAGGCCCTATGAATAAAGTATTATGATTACATCACAACCATATGCATTGCTTTAGAGAAGAGAAGGCTGGTGTGCAGGTTGACGCAGCATGTTCTCTAGATGCACAAGACCACAGAAGAAAAAATAGACGTAGTGCTCACTGAACTTTCTGGCATGCACAGAGTGAGGTGCACATGGGCTGTGAAAACCGGAAACTCCACACACAACTGTAATAATCTTGTTTCTGCTCACTGTTAATTATTAAGTTAGATATTGTTACATGCCCTTGCAATGAGTATTCAAATTTAATTTATTACCATCGAGTCCCATGTGCTTCAACTGCTGCTTTTTATTGACGTGAACTAGATCCGTTACATCAACTGAATTCCTTTGCTCCCTCCAGAGAACTTGACTGATAGGTAGTAGCTGTACTGTAAAATAAATCACCCACTACTTGTGCACTTTACCTGTCCATACTGTCCACCCATGACCTCCTGCTGTCGCTGCTCCTGAAGGGCAACAACGCTCGCTGTAGCCGTGGCAGTAGCAGTGGCTGCAGCCACCAAGGCTGCTGTACTGAGCGCTGACGGGCCTGTTTGGAACTCCCCTGCTGTGCCATGGCCAGCACCCGCCATGGCACCAGGCATGCCACCAGCCATGCCAGCAGGGTTCTGGCCATACCTGAACAGGCAGAAAGCAAAGAGAGAGTAGCAGTGAGCTAGCAGACAAACTTCAAGTGAGACAGTGAACAATGAGGGACGAAATCATTCAGGATTATTTCTATTTAGTAGTGATTAGGGTGTACAGATAAAAAAGCCTTCATTACAAGCTGGAAAAACATCGAATTACACTTTGGTACAATGGACATTGCTTTGAACACCTACCGAATCTTCACTGGCCCACACGTCAAACTAGAACAATGGAAAACTTGATTTGGAAAACTTTGGGAAAGTTATCGCGTTTACTTTTTCTTAGTAAACCACACTGCTCTTGCTGAAATAACCACAACCCACAACTACTGATGGCAATAGGCGGCTGACAAAAGATAGGGCACAGCTGAAAAACTCAACCATGCATTTACATTTGCATGTGATACCTTGACTGCTAAAGCGACTTTACTAAGGGCAGAACAGATGAAGAAAGGTAGATTAGAGGGATCTCTAACACTCATTATGGCCTTACAAAATAAGTTAGCAGCTATGCAggcaaacagaaaaaattcttCAGTTTGGACTGAATACTGACAAGGTGGTACCATACCATATGTATGAAGATACAGTGCAAGGCACAGTATCTTCATGCATATTACCTGTTCCTGCATTTAACCTGCACCACTAGTTTGGAcattcaagaaagaaaaacaagagaagTCCCCATGTATTTCCGACACACTTACTACCTATGAAAAATATGACTGTGCACATTTATGAATGCACAAACAATGCTCAGTTTTTTGTAACAAGTTCGTTTTGACAGGCTTGTGGAAAAGTTGAACTGATCACTGCATTCAACCATCAGCCACTGCTTCCTCCAAAGTTTCGTCTTAGCCATGGCAGATTTCAGTGCCTATGATCCATCTGCCTTGTTTTTAACAGAGCGTTTCTTGAAGCTTTTCAAGCTTTCTTTGATGCATTAGCACAATGGTGTGCTGACGATGCTTGGAACTGTAGCGCTCTATATCAGACATCACACATTACTGTGACCCCATCCCTCCCTCTtcttttattgtattttttttttcaatttctggtagGAGTAATATTTGCAAAAATACAGAAAATACACAAAAATCACTACAGTTCTCAAGGAGCTGTCTCAAATCCTTTTGAAGTAACACATAccaaaaaaaaggaagtcgcaaAACTCAACACTATATTTTAATAACCTGAGCGGCCTAATAAGCAGTGACAATAGAAATGATCTGATTAGTTAAATGGTAATGTTTCAATCCAGTAAGACTTTTCTGCAGCTTTGAATTTTCTTTCCCTTTCACATACAAAAACACTGCTTCAAAAAACAACACAATGGAGCAACTGGCCCATAGCATGCATGGCACTTGAAAAGAAGTAAGGTGGATAGTTTTGATAGCTGCAGTTTATCTGCTAGATTTGCTCATATGTGTTGTCTTGAAAATAATTCTCACCCAGCATATGCATTTGGAGGCTGCCGTGAAGGCGGTACAGGCGAGTAGCCCTTGGTGGGGCCCAGGGGCGACCCTGAGGGATAGCCAGCGGGGGCATACGGGCCCCCCTTAGCCTGGGGGGGCCCAGGCGCGTAGGGCGCTGCGCTCTGCGTGGTGGACGTCACTCCCCACACCGTGGTCACCactgacagctgctgctgctggctcacgGGGCCACCCCCGCTCTGCCAGCCCAGGCCCGACATGCCTCCGGCATCACTGCACAAGAAAATCCAACAGAATGGGTCTCCAAATGCTCACCAGGGTCAGCCAGTAAACAACATTGCAGAGAAAAGAGACTTTCCATCTCGTAGCagctgtacgttttttttttctttttctctcttactggctcaaccttccatccattattTGCAACTGCAGTGCCCACTCTAATCCTGCATGCACCACAGCAAATGACATAATGCATGCAAAGTGTAGGCATGGCAAGGTACCTACAAGGCAAGGTACCCACAAGAGGTCAGACAAAAGAATGAATTCATGAATGGACTAGTGTACACGGGCCACAGCAATTGCACTTACTAGCAGTCAATTTCGATGCAGTGGCCTGtgcagagaaaaaaacaacaaaaagcttcTATAACCTAAAAATAAACAcactgcgctgtgtgtgtgtgtgtgtgtgtgtgtgtgtgtgtgtgtgtgtgtgtgtgtgtgtgtgtgtgtgtgtgtgtgtgtgtgtgtgtgtgtgtgtgtgtgtgtgtgtgtgtgtgtgtgtgtgtgtgtgcacgtacgtgtgtgtgtgtgtgtgtgtgtgtgtgtgtgtgtgtgtgtgcgcgcgcgcgcgggtgcgtgcgtgcgtgtatatattcaggaagacaacagtcaccgaaaccaaggtgcataggggaatgtttttattattttttttaatttgtagtgccaatcaatcggtttaaagaaaattacttataaagcagcagaaaaaacaaccatgccgccggtgggatccgaacccacgacctccgaatatcgcgtccggtgctcttaccaactgagctacggcgacggctgtccaatctgctgctttcgtggggatttatgtttactgggtgtgtaagcgaaccttgagagtgttcaccagcgccaccctcgaccatagcggtggacgtagcacgtcctgtaataccgtgagtgtgacatagaacgtcatatacatatatatatatatccgtgcCAATTCGTGACACACCATTGTACACATATTTGTGCACAATGCAAGAACGTGTGCACAGTACTAAGTACACATTCATCTTTAGCAAACCCCTACCTAGCCTAGAGGGTAGAACAAATAATTATATGCTGTCACCACCAGCACGATGCTGTCTGAGAGGTTGTATGCTTGCAGATAATAGATGTCCAGTTATTGCACCAGCTTGAGCCCATGCTAATTTTACTCGTTGTGGGCACACAAAAATAGCATAACCAATTACTAAGAATGCTGGGGACAAAAAACCATGCAGGGGTAATACTGTGCATAGCTTGGCAAAACCGTATTCCTGAAGTCATTCTTTAGTAACTTTAGGTGAGTGCTACATCGCTTCTAGTTGCCATTCAAAAGTATAAGATTTAACTGACAAGGAGCAAATAACATTATAAGTATGATGATGACTAGACCAAAAAACTATTACTGGAAGCACAATTCTAAGCAGTTATGGTCCAGCATAGAAGATTCAGTAACAGTCAACACTAAAACAGTATTTCACTGCCAAAAGTGTCCTATCATACAAAACCCTGTGCTCCCATGCCACGTAACACTTTAGCAAGGCTTTACACCTATGACTTTTGCAACATCAGCTTACATGGAGACATTTAAACAGCTTTTTTCCCTTAAGATCACAAATGCTTTTATCAACTGCCAAACATTAACCACCAGTTCTAGCAGTATGCACAAAATTTGCAATGCTTCAGAAACGGCCGGTGACAGGTAAAAACAAGCACAATTGCCATATTTTGTTTCAAACGCATGCACTAACACATCTCAATTCACCCATGGAATACGCCATCACGAACACTTTGAACCAGGTGTGCTGCTACCTTGGTGGCACTCTGTTGATGTGTAGCAGAGCATTGAACATCCATTggcaaagaaataaacaaaactctGAACATGTTCAGCCCTCTTTCCTGGTCATAGATCTGCCACCTCCAAACAAAATCACAGCCGACGCA comes from the Amblyomma americanum isolate KBUSLIRL-KWMA chromosome 1, ASM5285725v1, whole genome shotgun sequence genome and includes:
- the tna gene encoding zinc finger MIZ domain-containing protein tonalli isoform X3; protein product: MSGLGWQSGGGPVSQQQQLSVVTTVWGVTSTTQSAAPYAPGPPQAKGGPYAPAGYPSGSPLGPTKGYSPVPPSRQPPNAYAGYGQNPAGMAGGMPGAMAGAGHGTAGEFQTGPSALSTAALVAAATATATATASVVALQEQRQQEVMGGQYGQMGGHQQFPGGGYGVPPQRGPPHGGAAGGQMGGLMGPAMGPLGASKLGGAGGPLYGQQQQQPQQQQQQPPPRGRPYPNPQQYLAHKRQQQQYPAGPMQGGYMGAPQQQYGPQYPGAASGPFPKQQSGGYGGAPAPQGALAAYHQGSPLRGRPPGQAMPTPGAYPGGAQGGQYYQQPMGPQAQYEQQFMQGSQYAPHSFQQRSMNYQHSPIPGNPTPPLTPASGMPPYLSPSQDTKPVFPDIKPPLPIQKDDELRLTFPVKDGIILAPFRLEHNLAVSNHVFHLKPSVHETLVWRSDLELQLKCFHHEDRQMHTNWPASVQVSVNATPLSIDRGESKTSHRPLYLKEVCQAGRNTVQITVTACCCSHLFLLQLVHRPTVRSVLQGLLRKRLLPAEHSIGKIKRNFSVGPSPQGPNTAPGQNPSGGAGPVEDGVEQTAIKVQLKCPITFKRITLPARGQECKHIQCFDLESYLQLNCERGSWRCPVCSKTAILEGLEVDQYMWGILTNLSNSDVEEVTIDATASWKPVTIKSIKDEHDGTESCSGGKRLKAMSPSSMTMPTTSSWEMGQGLSPYPALPPPDMQSIVNGPNMANGPVMSGGPVMPTGAGMPNGPVMAGGPNMPNGPVMGNGSGMPNGMGYGSRNGGFDFQSQASDFGSPLSHLNDSVASLDHLAAMEKSLNHHEQQMMPMSNHHQDPPAPQGASSSRHPGSGGPASQNTGSNAPGTPSTSGGGNTPASSQSQAPPQQQQPPLSVGSNGPHTPHTPHTPHTPGGPPSVPPQGLEGSGGPESLAPDLSELSFDPAAVIDGEGQGQEGLNLLPESCVDAMELLSYLDPPDLGGGTGSTGSSHAGQASSSATAGSTPANDDLLALFEP